Genomic DNA from Methylocystis sp. MJC1:
GAGCCGGAGACCCCGGTGAAGGCGAAATCCACTTCGGCGCCGACGAGAAGCTGCGGCGCCGCCATGAAGTTGTAGCCGGCCGTGATGCCGATGAGGCCGCCCGACGGGCTGCTGCCGATCAGATTGCCGCCGCCGTCCTGGAAGGCCGCGAAACCGACACCGCCCTGCACGCCCGCGTAAAATCCTTGCCAGGTGAAGGCCGGCGGCGGCGGGGGATAATAATCAGCCGGCGGGGCAGAGCGGCGGGGCAGGTCCGCGCCCGTCGCCGCCGTCGCGGCGATGAGCAGCGGGGCGAGAATGGCGGCGCGATTCGGTTTCATCATAGCAACTCCCATGGCCGCTCTACGGCGCGGCATGTTTCGCGAAAGCGGCGCTTCCGCTTTCCGATAGGGGAGAAATGAAATTGTTCAGCTTAATGATTCCTTGCCGCGAGATGCGAGCGGCAAGGGCGAAAGTTTGACGCAGACTATTGATCTAGGCGCAATTTTGGCGTTTGTGGGCCTCTCCCCGCCTATACATGCCATATACGTTAAAGCGGTCTGTAAAATTTCAGAATGGGCCAAAACATGTTGGCTAATATTTTATAAATTCGCGCAAGGTCCTGGCGCGTTGACCTCACGCGCGCGGCATGGGAATCCCACCGCAAGGGAGCGATGCGGCCATGACTGAAGCCACTGGCGCGAAGAACGGTCCGGCCTTGGTGACCGGCGCGGCGCGGCGAATTGGACTCGCCATCGCCGGGCGTCTCTCACGCGCAGGACGCCCGGTAATTCTGCATGCTTCCCCGCGCTCGGCCGAAGAGGCCGAGCTCGCCGCCGAGGCGATCAGGCAGCAGGGCGGTCGGGCCGCCGTCGCGGTCGCGGATCTCGCCGACCCCGACGCGGTCCAAGGTCTCGTCGGTTTCGCCGCGCGCGCCTTCGGCCGGTTGACGCTTCTCGTCAACAACGCCTCTGTTTTTGAAGTCGATGAAGCCGAGGATTTCCCGCTCGAACGCTACGAGCGGCAGATGGCGATCAATCTGCGCGCGCCGCTGCTGTTGACGCGCGATTTTGCCGCCGCTTTGCCGGCAGAGGCGCAAGGAGCGATTGTCAATATCATCGACCAGCGCGTCTGGCGTCTCACGCCGCGTTATTTTAGTTACACGCTCTCGAAATCGGCGCTATGGACGGCGACGCGCACCATGGCCCAGGCCTATGCGCCGCGCATTCGCGTCAACGCCGTGGGGCCCGGACCAGTGTTCCCCAACGAGGCGTTGGGGGAACGCGACTTCGAGATCGAGACGCATGGCGTGCCGCTGGGCCATGCGGCGGAGGTCTCGGGCGTTGTCGACGCCGTTCTTTACCTCGCGAATGCGAAGAGCGTCACCGGGCAGATGATCGCCGTGGACGCGGGCCAGCATCTGGCGTGGCGAACGCCGGACGTGGCGTCGGAATGATTGCGTAAACCCTTCGCAAACCATAATTCGCTAAAATTGAGCCAGTTTAATCCTTACCCTCGGGCGCGCATTTGCGCACAGCCCTGAGCGGGCATGAAAAAGACGCCATCGGCGTCCAGGGAGCGTGAATGCGCGTACTTGGCATTGAAACCACCTGCGACGAGACGGCGGCGGCCGTCGTGTCGGACCGCCTCGGAGGCGAGGGCGGGGACATTCTCTCCAATGAAGTCCTGAGCCAGATCGCCCAGCATGCGGTTTATGGCGGCGTCGTGCCGGAGATCGCCGCGCGCGCCCATATCGACGTTCTCGACCGGCTGATCGTGCGGGCGCTCGCGAACGCCAAAGTGGAATTGTCGGACATCGACGCCATCGCTGCGGCGGCCGGGCCGGGCCTCATCGGCGGCGTGCTGATCGGCCTCACCGCCGCCAAGGGATTGGCGCTCGCCTCTGGCAAGCCCTTCATCGCCGTGAACCATCTCGAAGCCCATGCGCTCACGGCGCGGCTCACTGATCCTCTCGACTTTCCCTATGTCGCGCTGCTTGTTTCGGGCGGGCATACGCAGCTCGTCGCCATCCGCGACGTCGGCGATTATCGCCGTCTCGGATCGACGATCGACGACGCTGCCGGCGAAGCCTTCGACAAGGTCGCGAAAATGCTGGGTCTGCCTTATCCCGGCGGCCCGCAGATCGAAAAGCTCGCCCAGGAGGGCGACGCCCGTCGCTTCGATTTTCCGCGACCGATGCTCGGACGCGGCGGCGCGGATTTCTCGCTTTCCGGCCTCAAGACGGCCGTGCGACAGGAAGTCCTCAAGCTCGGAACGCCGAGCGATCAGGACGTGAAGGATATTGCCGCTTCCTTCCAGGCGGCAATCGTCGACGTCATCGTGGATCGGGTGCGCGGCGGCATAAAACTATTCACGGAAGGAGAGGGGCGTCCGAGCGGCCTCGTGATCGGCGGCGGCGTCGCCGCCAATGGCGCGATCCGCCGCGCGCTGACGCGGCTTTGCGCCGAGAGCGGCCTGCGTTTCGTCTCGCCCCCGCCGGTTCTGTGCTCCGACAATGGCGCGATCATCGCCTGGGCTGGATTGGAGCGCTTCAAGCGCGGCTTTCGCGATGACCTCGGCTTCGCGCCGCGGCCGCGTTGGCCGCTCGACGCGATCGCCAGCGGAGCCCACCACGGCAAGGCCTAAAGCGGTGCGTCGCCAATTCGCTTTGGCGCTCGTCGCCATGTTGGCGGCGCCCGAGCCGCAGGCTGCGGGCCCCTTGTCGCAGGAGCCGCTATTCGCCGGCGTGCGCGTCTTTTATGGACCTGGCGACGGTTTCGAGAGCATCGACGCCAAGCTCATCAATGGCGCGCGCCATTCGATCGACATGGCCGCCTATGTGCTCACCGATCGCGCCCTGGTCGCCGCGCTCGGCCGCGCCGCCATGCGCGGCGTGAAGGTGCGGATCTATCTCGATGGAGAGGAGTTCAGGCGCGGGTCTCCGATCCTGGACGTCGCCGGC
This window encodes:
- a CDS encoding SDR family oxidoreductase; translation: MTEATGAKNGPALVTGAARRIGLAIAGRLSRAGRPVILHASPRSAEEAELAAEAIRQQGGRAAVAVADLADPDAVQGLVGFAARAFGRLTLLVNNASVFEVDEAEDFPLERYERQMAINLRAPLLLTRDFAAALPAEAQGAIVNIIDQRVWRLTPRYFSYTLSKSALWTATRTMAQAYAPRIRVNAVGPGPVFPNEALGERDFEIETHGVPLGHAAEVSGVVDAVLYLANAKSVTGQMIAVDAGQHLAWRTPDVASE
- the tsaD gene encoding tRNA (adenosine(37)-N6)-threonylcarbamoyltransferase complex transferase subunit TsaD — its product is MRVLGIETTCDETAAAVVSDRLGGEGGDILSNEVLSQIAQHAVYGGVVPEIAARAHIDVLDRLIVRALANAKVELSDIDAIAAAAGPGLIGGVLIGLTAAKGLALASGKPFIAVNHLEAHALTARLTDPLDFPYVALLVSGGHTQLVAIRDVGDYRRLGSTIDDAAGEAFDKVAKMLGLPYPGGPQIEKLAQEGDARRFDFPRPMLGRGGADFSLSGLKTAVRQEVLKLGTPSDQDVKDIAASFQAAIVDVIVDRVRGGIKLFTEGEGRPSGLVIGGGVAANGAIRRALTRLCAESGLRFVSPPPVLCSDNGAIIAWAGLERFKRGFRDDLGFAPRPRWPLDAIASGAHHGKA
- a CDS encoding phospholipase D-like domain-containing protein encodes the protein MRRQFALALVAMLAAPEPQAAGPLSQEPLFAGVRVFYGPGDGFESIDAKLINGARHSIDMAAYVLTDRALVAALGRAAMRGVKVRIYLDGEEFRRGSPILDVAGAPNLEVRRKARSRDLMHLKSYQVDGATLRSGSANFSVSGEVYQDNDLIVIQSPTAVAHFLEAFERLWTRPDNQRP